A stretch of DNA from Ktedonobacteraceae bacterium:
GCGAACCGTTCAACGCAGAGACACCCCAGATGATCAAGGTGGGCTGCGTCAACTTTTCAAGCTGCCCGCTTGCATTATACGCCAATCTTCCTGCCAACAATGCCATTGGCGCGTGTTCCGCGCCTAGCTGATGGGCGGCGGCATAGTAATGGTCAAGACCGGCATCTCTGGTAAAAGCATGCTGGCGCCCTCTGAGATAGCGAAGCACGGGCCGGGTACTGAGCAAGGAATACGCGAGCAACTTCACTGCCGGAGCATCGATAAGATTGGCTATCAATGCCGGCATTTGCTCGTCCCCGAACAGCGCTACCGGTGAGATCAGCACCAGGCGCTCACATAACGACGGAGAGGTTGCCGCTATCGTCACCGCGAAGTTACAACTCACCCCGCTCGCAACAATAGTTGCCGGCTGCCCCACTATATCTATCAGGAAATCGCGACAGAGGGCGATGTATGTCTCAGGGGAATATGCTAGCCGGGGATGATCTGAGAGGCCGAACCCCAGCAAATCAGGCGCGTATACACGATAGTATGGGGCCAGGAGCGCCATGATACGTCGCATTTCGTAGGCCGAAGCGCCAACTTCCAGCGTATGTAACAAAAGCAAAGGGGGAGCATTCGCTGCTCCCAGTGCTTTATAGAAGATATGCTCCTGCCTCCAACGATACATACGATCTTCGCCTGGCAGTTCGCTTTCCAGTTGTTGAGGTGTATCCAGCACATGACGCAATGCGACCACCGCCGCAACGATAGCTGTAGCCAGCATACTGAAACCAAGCAAGCGGATCAGCGCCGCTACCAGACGACCTACTGTTTTCTGCATCGAACCCTCCTACTTTTTCGTCTTGCCCGCCAGGGTGAGATTGACCACTGCCCCGCCGGACAAAATGGGTGGGATGGTATCACGTCCAGGTAGTATACCATAGTTACTTCTGTTGACGCGAACCGTTATGGACACTACAATACTCGATAATATATAGAAGTGCATCTATGCCGCGGAGATATCATGCGCATTATTCAAAGCCTGTCCGAAATGACAGAGACGGCAAGGGGCTGGCTCGCCGGTGGAACAGTTGGCTTCGTACCTACAATGGGTCACCTGCATGCCGGGCATTTGACGCTGGTGCAAGCTGCGCAACGTGAGAGCGAGATCAGTGTTGTCAGTATTTTCGTCAACCCATTACAGTTTGATTCCAGCAGAGACGCTGCCCTCTATCCCCGCAACCTCTCTCAAGACCTTCAATTGCTCGATGATGAACATGTAGACGTTGTATTTGTCCCACGATCCGAGGATATCTATCCTCCCAACTTCTCTACCTATGTTACTCCTAATGGCCCAATAACACAATGGTTGCAAAAAACGCATCGCTCACACTATGCCCGCGGCATTACCACCATTACGACGAAACTATTCCAGCTCGTGCGGCCTGATACCGTCTATTATAGCCACAAAAATGCGCTGCATGTCGCTTTGTCACGCCAGGTCATTCGCGATTTGAATTTCGATATTCGCATGCGGCTGTTGCCGGTTATTCGCGATAATGATGGATTGCCGCTCAGTAATCACCCGCAGCGTCTCTCTGCTGCCAGGCGACGGGCTCTCTCTTTGCTCTACCAGGCATTACTGATGGCTAAAGGCATGATCGAGAAGGGCGAACGTGATGTGGTCAGTATCGAAAAGGCCATGGAGGATGTGACAACTGCCTCACCGTTATTGAAGCTGGATTTTGCGATCATCTGCGACCCTATGACGTTTGAGCGCCCAGGGAATATCCTTGCCACGCCGCTACCCAATACGCTGATCCTGGCGGCAGGCTCGGTTGGCAATACCTACATGATCGATAATATACTCTGGATGAGCGATGGATACTGGCTCACTTAAACTTTCATCCGGTAGGAACGAATAGCAAGGATAGACAGCAATGATTTTCGGTTTGATTGTTTTCGGTACGCGCCCACGAACAAAAGTCCTGGGGCAGGTACAATACACCTGTCCTATGTGCCGCCAGAATAGTTACCACGTTGTTGTGCGCTCGCAAAGCTGGTTTACGCTCTACTGGATACCGGTTCTTCCATTAAAGAAACGGTATATCTCGCGCTGCAATTTCTGTGGCTACCAGCAGCAGGTGGATGAGGCGCAGGCAAAAAAGTGGTTTTCATAGAGAAACCGGACATCCCAGTAGAATATCCGGTTTCTCTTCATGCATGCAGTTTTTCTTTATTCAAACAATGCTCAGCGCACAAATTGCTTGAGTACCTCGTCGACGCCGGGGTGACTGCGGTTCAGGCGCAGGTCCTCATTTCCTGCCGAGTCCGTTTGTAAGAGCAGGATGCCTTGCTGGACACAGCTATTCAGAAGCTCCCTGGCCGATTCGCGCGTGAGGCGACCGCGGAAACGATTCTTGGGATTGACGGGATCGCCGATAAAGTTAGAAACGCCGATGATCGTGCGCCAGGACCAGTTGCGGTCGATATAATCAAGAAATTGCAAAAATTGAGGATCCAGCACATCCA
This window harbors:
- a CDS encoding alpha/beta fold hydrolase — translated: MQKTVGRLVAALIRLLGFSMLATAIVAAVVALRHVLDTPQQLESELPGEDRMYRWRQEHIFYKALGAANAPPLLLLHTLEVGASAYEMRRIMALLAPYYRVYAPDLLGFGLSDHPRLAYSPETYIALCRDFLIDIVGQPATIVASGVSCNFAVTIAATSPSLCERLVLISPVALFGDEQMPALIANLIDAPAVKLLAYSLLSTRPVLRYLRGRQHAFTRDAGLDHYYAAAHQLGAEHAPMALLAGRLAYNASGQLEKLTQPTLIIWGVSALNGSRYIAGPQGRSGHVQVELLHDAGLAVHEELPDPVATAILRWSQQGQQQEAISDSAPVPAQEQAEKSSLAETQKVEPDEQEEQFVEVPAAPSTVEESQPSSEPGPAESAEQEETGDLLPQDQEPESEPEQETDEQAQADSLVVEAYCVKCKQKRTVQDAHEVTMKNGRTAIRGKCPVCGTGLFRIGKTA
- the panC gene encoding pantoate--beta-alanine ligase, which translates into the protein MRIIQSLSEMTETARGWLAGGTVGFVPTMGHLHAGHLTLVQAAQRESEISVVSIFVNPLQFDSSRDAALYPRNLSQDLQLLDDEHVDVVFVPRSEDIYPPNFSTYVTPNGPITQWLQKTHRSHYARGITTITTKLFQLVRPDTVYYSHKNALHVALSRQVIRDLNFDIRMRLLPVIRDNDGLPLSNHPQRLSAARRRALSLLYQALLMAKGMIEKGERDVVSIEKAMEDVTTASPLLKLDFAIICDPMTFERPGNILATPLPNTLILAAGSVGNTYMIDNILWMSDGYWLT
- a CDS encoding zinc-ribbon domain-containing protein encodes the protein MIFGLIVFGTRPRTKVLGQVQYTCPMCRQNSYHVVVRSQSWFTLYWIPVLPLKKRYISRCNFCGYQQQVDEAQAKKWFS